A single window of Vibrio sp. SCSIO 43137 DNA harbors:
- a CDS encoding FimV/HubP family polar landmark protein, whose amino-acid sequence MSHFLKRLITPLALLITTQISPVSAEGIRLLGPDGTVQSSPQYDESVFQANSNPTQSSASYYGPTGRNETLWSIASQIRPDNRLTVQQTLLAIYKLNPQAFADQNIHELIPGSRLRVPSAAQIRAESTNEAVALLNAHREKLNPTAANTTPSNATVVAQPIVESKPTSEVNLVPVKPVKAKSDIDTVKTEPMAEPPKKADPNVDKLKAQLSESEGELTALEEKNHKLRLMLSEVQSEVGNLKEELNDENRIRSEVEKLLEEERLKKADIEAMKPSQLDLLLANTWFVVLLALIPGLLFVLIVVLILTRRGGKEPEEEEMPEQAQVVNLVDEDDDEIDLDSDIDEEVAIDDDLFGEESDENIFDVDDDQDEEVENDIFASLDDSDLDFNLDDGEGDEEDPFASIDDNGDFATELDDIDESANGISVDGDEKALSLEEMERALDDDDTIMPNDIESEFDLSDDNEMSQAELDELLASDDDDEALDGDALNQDDLDSLFGELGGSEPQAKAEEEDAMADFDSLLSQDDDLDDFDLSTEEETEPEIADSQDDIDDLFSENSTQLLDDVLDDESDDESVSELGDDNIDLLDELIDSETEEPDELLQVSEESTDLLDEIIGDSVGEDAEELSLDEESTALLDELIDETSLDDSVTTEMVQDVEESVSSELPELEEDSTALLDELFDEADSGESEEDISLALDKELEEIQGSEVTDVAEDSSDLLDELLGSEPEEQQADSDMADDLLAEFSETEITDSEVESEPQELVDVADIAEPEIETVQETEQDLAEQVLTESSESEAIEDSEESQELPLSEVADQGVTSEATGDFDFSPQIEGSEHAEPVEELQDVDSYLEELGETELTSEGEAESKEVEAPESISAPVEEQKEAEKPQAVANEFGIPQDDDWTLDIEDEQSLAEPEPEPEPEPEPEPEPEPEPEPEPEPEPEPEPEPEPEDYQQEHAMLDALERGESLEDAKEVFESDADDSEPEPDDLEELAELTDVEPETGEFDSEPAEEPTDFELEPELDEVESELAEPELPEAEQQIADDLEQADPFEQEEPEQPLTSELDETELFDLPETEAISDEELGEYTEQQAIEDAFDSEAEESEPEPDDFEELAELTDVEPEMDEFDSEPAEEPTDFELEPELDEVESELAEPALPEAEQQIADDLEQADPFELPETEAISDEELGEYTEQQAIEDAFDSEAEESEPEPDDLEELAELTDVEPEMDEFDSEPVEELTDFEIEPELDEVESELAEPALPEAEQQIADNLEQADPFEQEEPEQPLTSELDETELFDLPETEAISDEELGEYTEQQAIEDAFNADDIDLDLPELAETDPFDSADIISDEELGEYTEQQAIDDAVESEPSELAESDDLDSLSDDISEQEAGEQFDSFMSEFDEFDSEPDTAEATPSADQTLAIPDESEELAELLANEEAPAAISTEPLDSKTIDSAGMDLDAMLELGGEDWNGFSLSPEQQAEIPSEIPEDQKDIWNGELTEPEHDLHEEDWGEQPEISSDIDEKTQYMTVDELMAQSDIVSDDDIDPDEEELNLDVGLNEFPDVIGDISEHDVDSNSEAAGKLDLAKIYIEMNDEEGAIRLLEEAIVYGDDDIRQQAKALIDKIRE is encoded by the coding sequence TAACCGTTTGACAGTGCAACAGACACTGTTGGCGATATATAAACTTAACCCTCAGGCATTTGCCGATCAAAACATTCATGAACTTATCCCCGGCAGCCGCCTTAGAGTACCTTCCGCCGCGCAGATCCGTGCTGAGAGCACTAACGAAGCTGTTGCCCTGCTTAATGCCCATAGAGAAAAGCTCAACCCAACGGCAGCCAATACAACGCCATCTAATGCAACAGTCGTGGCTCAGCCCATTGTTGAAAGCAAACCTACCAGTGAAGTTAATCTGGTTCCGGTAAAACCGGTCAAAGCAAAATCGGATATTGATACAGTAAAAACAGAGCCTATGGCCGAGCCGCCTAAAAAGGCCGATCCGAACGTAGATAAGTTAAAGGCGCAGCTATCTGAATCAGAAGGAGAGCTGACTGCCCTGGAAGAAAAAAACCATAAATTACGTCTGATGTTGTCAGAAGTACAGTCAGAGGTAGGGAACCTAAAAGAAGAGCTGAATGACGAAAACAGGATCCGTAGCGAGGTAGAAAAGCTTCTTGAAGAAGAGCGTCTGAAGAAAGCAGATATTGAGGCGATGAAGCCAAGTCAGCTTGATCTACTGCTGGCCAACACTTGGTTTGTGGTTCTGCTGGCTTTGATTCCGGGACTGCTGTTTGTACTTATTGTAGTACTGATACTGACGCGTCGCGGCGGCAAAGAGCCTGAAGAAGAAGAGATGCCAGAACAGGCACAAGTAGTTAATCTGGTTGATGAAGATGATGACGAAATCGATCTTGATTCTGATATTGACGAAGAGGTTGCCATTGATGATGACCTGTTTGGTGAAGAGTCTGACGAGAACATATTCGATGTTGATGATGATCAGGATGAAGAGGTAGAAAACGATATTTTCGCCAGCCTTGATGATAGCGATTTAGACTTTAACCTTGATGACGGTGAAGGTGATGAAGAGGATCCGTTTGCCAGCATTGATGACAATGGTGATTTCGCTACAGAGCTGGATGATATTGATGAAAGTGCCAACGGCATCAGTGTTGATGGTGATGAAAAAGCATTAAGTCTGGAGGAGATGGAGCGGGCTCTGGATGATGATGACACCATCATGCCAAACGATATTGAAAGCGAGTTTGACCTATCTGATGATAATGAAATGTCGCAGGCTGAACTGGATGAGCTGCTGGCGTCAGACGATGACGATGAAGCTCTGGATGGTGATGCACTGAATCAGGATGATCTGGACAGCTTATTTGGTGAGCTTGGCGGTAGTGAGCCGCAAGCGAAAGCTGAGGAAGAAGACGCTATGGCCGATTTTGACTCACTGCTTTCACAAGATGATGATCTGGATGACTTCGACCTGTCAACAGAAGAAGAAACTGAGCCTGAAATAGCAGACAGTCAGGATGATATTGATGACCTGTTCAGTGAGAACAGTACCCAACTACTGGATGACGTATTAGACGATGAATCAGATGACGAGTCTGTAAGTGAGTTAGGTGACGATAACATCGACTTACTTGATGAGTTGATTGACTCTGAAACGGAAGAGCCGGATGAGCTGCTTCAGGTCTCTGAAGAGAGTACCGATCTGCTGGATGAGATTATTGGTGACAGCGTCGGAGAAGACGCAGAAGAACTTAGTCTGGATGAAGAGAGCACAGCTCTGCTTGACGAACTGATTGATGAGACTTCTCTTGATGACAGCGTTACTACTGAGATGGTTCAGGATGTGGAAGAGAGCGTGTCTTCAGAACTTCCTGAGCTGGAAGAGGACAGCACGGCTTTACTGGATGAACTGTTTGACGAAGCTGACTCCGGTGAGTCGGAAGAAGATATCTCTCTGGCACTGGATAAAGAGCTGGAAGAAATTCAGGGTTCAGAGGTAACAGATGTAGCTGAAGATAGTAGCGACCTTCTTGATGAACTACTTGGTTCAGAGCCCGAAGAGCAGCAGGCTGATTCAGATATGGCTGATGATTTGCTGGCAGAGTTTTCAGAAACAGAGATAACCGACTCTGAAGTTGAAAGTGAACCGCAAGAGCTGGTTGATGTTGCAGATATCGCAGAGCCTGAAATAGAGACAGTGCAGGAAACAGAGCAGGATCTTGCGGAGCAAGTACTGACTGAAAGTAGTGAATCAGAAGCTATAGAGGATTCAGAAGAGTCTCAAGAGCTGCCTTTATCAGAGGTAGCCGATCAAGGTGTTACTTCTGAAGCAACTGGTGATTTTGATTTTTCTCCTCAGATTGAAGGGTCTGAGCATGCGGAACCGGTAGAAGAGCTGCAAGACGTAGACAGTTATTTAGAAGAGTTAGGTGAAACCGAACTTACTTCTGAGGGAGAAGCAGAATCAAAGGAAGTTGAAGCTCCTGAGAGTATAAGCGCTCCGGTAGAGGAGCAAAAAGAAGCAGAGAAACCGCAAGCGGTAGCTAATGAGTTTGGAATTCCTCAGGATGATGACTGGACGCTTGATATAGAAGATGAACAATCACTTGCAGAGCCAGAGCCAGAGCCAGAGCCAGAGCCAGAGCCAGAGCCAGAGCCAGAGCCAGAGCCAGAGCCAGAGCCAGAGCCAGAGCCAGAGCCAGAGCCAGAGCCAGAGCCAGAAGATTATCAACAAGAGCACGCAATGCTGGATGCGCTGGAGCGTGGTGAATCACTGGAGGATGCAAAAGAGGTTTTTGAATCCGACGCAGATGATAGTGAACCAGAGCCAGATGACTTAGAAGAGCTCGCTGAGCTGACTGATGTTGAGCCGGAGACGGGTGAGTTTGATTCCGAGCCGGCAGAAGAGCCGACAGACTTTGAACTTGAACCTGAGCTTGATGAGGTTGAATCTGAACTGGCTGAGCCAGAGTTGCCTGAGGCAGAACAGCAGATAGCAGACGATCTGGAGCAAGCCGATCCGTTTGAACAGGAAGAGCCTGAACAGCCGCTAACTAGTGAGCTGGATGAAACAGAGCTGTTTGATCTGCCGGAAACAGAAGCTATTAGTGATGAGGAGCTTGGTGAGTACACAGAGCAGCAGGCCATAGAAGACGCTTTTGATTCAGAAGCTGAAGAGAGTGAACCAGAGCCAGATGACTTCGAAGAATTAGCTGAGCTGACTGATGTTGAGCCGGAGATGGATGAGTTTGATTCCGAGCCGGCAGAAGAGCCGACAGACTTTGAACTTGAGCCTGAGCTTGATGAGGTTGAATCTGAACTGGCTGAGCCAGCGTTGCCGGAGGCAGAACAGCAGATAGCAGATGATCTGGAGCAAGCCGATCCATTTGAGCTTCCGGAAACAGAAGCGATCAGCGATGAAGAACTTGGCGAGTACACAGAGCAGCAGGCTATTGAAGATGCTTTTGATTCAGAAGCTGAAGAGAGTGAGCCTGAGCCAGATGACTTAGAAGAGTTAGCTGAGCTGACTGATGTTGAGCCGGAGATGGATGAGTTTGATTCCGAGCCGGTAGAAGAGCTGACAGATTTTGAAATTGAACCTGAGCTTGATGAGGTTGAATCTGAACTGGCTGAGCCAGCGTTGCCGGAGGCAGAACAGCAGATAGCAGATAATCTGGAGCAAGCTGATCCGTTTGAACAGGAAGAGCCTGAACAGCCGCTAACTAGTGAGCTGGATGAAACAGAGCTGTTTGATCTGCCGGAAACAGAAGCTATTAGTGATGAAGAACTTGGTGAGTACACCGAGCAGCAGGCCATCGAAGACGCTTTCAATGCCGATGATATTGATCTGGACTTGCCTGAGTTGGCTGAAACTGATCCATTTGATTCAGCAGATATCATCAGTGATGAAGAGCTGGGTGAATATACCGAACAACAAGCGATTGATGACGCAGTAGAATCTGAACCGTCAGAATTAGCCGAGAGCGATGATCTTGACTCTTTATCTGACGATATTTCGGAACAAGAAGCTGGTGAGCAGTTTGATAGCTTTATGTCTGAGTTTGATGAGTTTGATAGTGAACCGGATACGGCTGAAGCGACACCATCAGCAGATCAAACCTTAGCGATACCGGATGAGTCAGAAGAGCTGGCTGAGTTGCTGGCAAATGAAGAGGCTCCTGCAGCAATTTCCACTGAGCCTCTGGATAGCAAGACCATTGACAGCGCAGGTATGGACCTCGATGCCATGCTGGAACTGGGTGGTGAAGACTGGAATGGCTTTAGCCTCTCTCCGGAGCAACAGGCTGAAATTCCGTCGGAAATTCCTGAAGATCAAAAAGATATCTGGAATGGTGAGTTAACTGAACCTGAGCATGATTTGCATGAAGAGGATTGGGGTGAACAGCCGGAAATCAGTTCTGACATTGATGAGAAAACTCAGTATATGACAGTTGATGAGCTGATGGCTCAGTCGGATATAGTGAGTGATGATGATATTGACCCTGATGAGGAAGAGCTGAATCTGGATGTCGGGTTAAACGAGTTCCCGGATGTGATTGGCGACATCAGTGAACACGATGTTGACTCAAATTCAGAAGCGGCCGGTAAGCTGGACTTAGCAAAAATCTATATCGAGATGAACGATGAAGAGGGGGCTATCCGGTTGCTGGAAGAGGCGATAGTTTACGGTGATGATGATATTCGTCAGCAGGCTAAAGCTCTGATAGATAAGATTCGCGAGTAG